From the genome of Apodemus sylvaticus chromosome 3, mApoSyl1.1, whole genome shotgun sequence, one region includes:
- the LOC127680420 gene encoding PRAME family member 12-like yields the protein MNFKTPPTIQQLAKQSLLKDEALTIYALKDMKEELFPPLFKDAFSSKQHNILRQMVAAWPFPCLPVGALMKTPDLETLKAMLDGLDLLMRQKVRPRRWKLQVLDLRDANDNFWNAWDGIEDGACPPDFSETQLLRNHPIQWGTQAVTVWINLYVNPRHTIEYNEYFYEWAKKRKDVQVNCQKVMFLPNPHYNPWHLLEIVEPSSIQELEVYKHFNLDTLAMIASDLGQMRNLQKLLLNNVHISLEQSGNKDMEDRCIRMIIPHFSKLHKLQHLYLNDVCFVNEHLDEVLRCLENPLETLAITRCKLSESDMRCLSQCPRVYQLKHLDLSGIDFINLSHEFLGRLLKRLTATLQKLELKGCMITDFQIDVLLPALSQCTQLTEVDFQMNFLSKNSLEKLLQHTANLRQLTKEMYSAPYEVYDELGNVLPQKFAQYCSELMVTLNVIRQPKEICFVSNICAGCGGLCVYNMEATLCFCWQREWSLLDSEKGKPELK from the exons ATGAACTTCAAGACCCCTCCCACGATCCAGCAGCTGGCAAAACAAAGCCTGCTGAAAGATGAAGCCTTGACAATCTATGCTCtaaaagacatgaaagaggaGCTCTTCCCACCACTCTTCAAGGATGCATTTAGCAGCAAACAACATAACATCCTGAGGCAGATGgtggcagcctggcctttcccatGCCTTCCTGTGGGAGCTCTGATGAAGACTCCTGACTTAGAGACCTTGAAGGCTATGCTGGATGGCCTGGATTTGCTGATGAGACAAAAAGTTCGACCCAG GAGGTGGAAACTACAAGTGCTTGATTTACGAGATGCCAACGATAATTTCTGGAATGCGTGGGATGGAATAGAGGATGGTGCCTGCCCTCCAGACTTTAGCGAGACACAATTATTGAGGAATCATCCCATACAATGGGGAACACAGGCTGTGACTGTGTGGATAAACCTTTATGTGAATCCCAGGCATACAATTGaatacaatgaatatttttatgagtgggcaaagaagagaaaagatgtaCAGGTGAACTGTCAGAAGGTGATGTTTTTGCCCAACCCTCACTACAACCCCTGGCATCTTCTGGAAATAGTTGAGCCAAGTTCTATCCAGGAATTGGAAGTGTATAAACACTTCAACCTGGACACTCTTGCAATGATAGCCTCTGACCTGGGCCAGATGAGAAACCTTCAAAAACTCCTTCTCAATAATGTCCACATATCTTTGGAACAGTCTGGAAATAAAGACATGGAAGACCGGTGTATAAGGATGATCATTCCCCATTTCTCCAAACTCCACAAGCTCCAGCATCTCTATTTGAATGACGTCTGCTTTGTGAATGAACATCTGGATGAAGTGCTCAG GTGCTTAGAGAATCCCTTAGAGACCCTTGCAATCACTCGCTGCAAGCTGTCAGAATCAGATATGAGGTGTCTGTCCCAGTGTCCAAGAGTCTATCAGCTCAAACACCTGGATCTGAGTGGCATCGACTTTATAAATTTAAGTCATGAATTTCTAGGAAGACTTCTAAAACGACTGACAGCTACACTGCAGAAACTAGAGTTGAAGGGCTGTATGATCACGGACTTCCAAATCGATGTCCTCCTGCCTGCTCTGAGCCAATGCACCCAGCTCACTGAGGTTGATTTTCAGATGAACTTCTTATCTAAGAACAGCCTGGAGAAGCTACTGCAGCACACTGCAAACCTGAGACAGCTGACCAAGGAAATGTACTCTGCACCCTATGAGGTCTATGATGAATTAGGTAATGTCCTCCCACAAAAATTTGCACAATATTGTTCTGAGCTAATGGTCACACTCAATGTTATACGTCAGCCAAAAGAGATCTGCTTTGTGAGTAACATTTGTGCAGGTTGTGGAGGACTCTGTGTCTACAACATGGAGGCCACACTATGTTTCTGTTGGCAACGAGAGTGGTCACTTCTGGACTCTGAGAAAGGAAAGCCGGAACTCAAGTGA